One window of the Ananas comosus cultivar F153 linkage group 21, ASM154086v1, whole genome shotgun sequence genome contains the following:
- the LOC109726489 gene encoding glucose-6-phosphate 1-dehydrogenase, cytoplasmic isoform-like, whose amino-acid sequence MSTGSSPSSRRNSFRSESFSDEKDLELPPEYGCLSIVVLGASGDLAKKKTFPALFNLFRQGFLQPNEVHIFGYARSKLSDDDLRERIRGYLSLGKGGSSEHAEDLSKFLQLIKYVSGSYDSEDGFLLLNKEISEHEIAKNSQPGSSRRLFYLALPPSVYPSVCKMIRKYCMNQYDLTGWTRIVVEKPFGKDLNSAEELSAQLGELFDEQQLYRIDHYLGKELVQNLLVVRFANRFFMPLWNRDNIANVQIVFREDFGTEGRGGYFDEYGIIRDIIQNHLLQVLCLVAMEKPVSLKPEHIRDEKVKVLQSVLPIHNEEVVLGQYEGYKDDPTVSKDSNTPTFATVILRIHNERWEGVPFILKAGKALNSRKAEIRVQFKDVPGDIFRCKKQGRNEFVIRLQPSEAMYMKLTVKKPGLEMSTIQSELDLSYGLRYQDVVIPEAYERLILDTIRGDQQHFVRRDELKAAWEIFTPLLHDIDDGKLKPLSYKPGSRGPAEADELLSKAGYVQTHGYIWIPPTL is encoded by the exons ATGTCAACTGGATCGTCTCCTTCGTCTAGAAGGAACAGTTTTAGGAGTGAATCTTTTTCAGATGAGAAAGACCTAGAGCTTCCACCAGAATATGGGTGCCTCTCCATTGTTGTACTAGGTGCTTCGGGAGACTTGGCCAAGAAAAAGACATTCCCAGCTCTTTTCAACCTTTTTCGACAG GGATTTTTACAACCCAATGAAGTACACATTTTTGGATATGCCAGATCAAAGCTTTCAGATGATGACTTAAGAGAACGTATCCGTGG ATACCTAAGTCTAGGAAAAGGAGGTTCATCTGAACATGCAGAggatttatcaaaatttttgcaACTA ataaAATATGTTAGTGGTTCTTACGACAGTGAAGATGGGTTTCTATTATTGAATAAAGAAATTTCTGAGCATGAAATAGCAAAAAACAGCCAACCAGGAAGCTCTCGCAGGCTGTTTTATCTTGCATTGCCTCCGTCAGTTTACCCTTCTGTTTGCAAAATGATCAGAAAATACTGCATGAATCAAT ATGATCTTACTGGCTGGACGAGGATAGTTGTTGAGAAGCCCTTTGGGAAGGACTTGAATTCTGCTGAAGAACTAAGTGCCCAACTTGGGGAGCTTTTCGATGAACAACAACTTTACAGAATTGATCATTACTTAGGAAAAGAATTGGTCCAGAACTTG CTGGTCGTCCGTTTTGCTAACCGCTTCTTTATGCCTCTTTGGAACCGTGATAACATTGCTAATGTACAG ATTGTCTTTAGGGAAGATTTTGGTACTGAAGGGCGTGGAGGATATTTTGATGAATATGG AATTATTCGCGACATTATTCAAAATCATCTGTTGCAG GTTCTTTGTTTGGTTGCAATGGAGAAGCCTGTCTCTCTTAAGCCTGAGCACATAAGAGATGAGAAAGTCAAG GTTCTTCAATCAGTGCTCCCTATACATAATGAGGAAGTAGTCCTCGGACAATATGAAGGCTACAAGGATGATCCAACAGTATCTAAGGATTCCAACACTCCGACTTTTGCAACAGTTATTTTGAGGATACACAATGAAAGATGGGAAG GTGTTCCGTTTATTCTCAAGGCTGGAAAGGCTTTGAACTCGAGGAAAGCAGAAATTCGGGTTCAGTTCAAAGATGTTCCTGGTGATATTTTTAGAT GCAAGAAGCAAGGGAGGAATGAATTTGTTATTCGCTTGCAACCATCAGAAGCCATGTATATGAAACTGACA GTCAAGAAACCTGGATTGGAAATGTCAACCATACAGAGTGAGCTAGATTTATCTTACGGGCTACGGTATCAAGATGTGGTAATTCCAGAAGCATATGAACGGTTGATATTGGATAC AATACGAGGCGACCAACAGCACTTCGTTCGCCGAGATGAACTGAAG GCTGCTTGGGAGATCTTCACACCTTTGCTACATGACATCGATGACGGCAAGCTGAAGCCCCTTTCTTACAAGCCGGGTAGCCGAGGCCCAGCTGAGGCGGACGAACTGCTCTCCAAAGCTGGGTATGTGCAAACCCATGGCTATATTTGGATACCGCCCACGCTATAA